From a single Aspergillus puulaauensis MK2 DNA, chromosome 2, nearly complete sequence genomic region:
- a CDS encoding putative amidase (COG:J;~EggNog:ENOG410PIP8;~InterPro:IPR023631,IPR036928;~PFAM:PF01425;~SECRETED:SignalP(1-21)) produces the protein MAFLLLVAGGGAVTFAPERCAFPSLLNVTQIHLQRGLRLGCFTSADLVEASFARISEINSMLNPVLETNPDALKIAEQRDRDRQEGKTLGPLHGLPILVKDLIGTDDQMQTAAGSYALIGARVRRDATVIAKLRRNGAIIIGKTSLSEWANTRSIYSTNGWNARGGQTYAAYVENQDPSGSSSGSAVAVDLGLAFAALGTETSGSIIYPAERSNIVGIKPTVGLTSRHMVIPVSERMDTIGPMARTVRDAALVLQAIAGKDANDNYTLSSPFHGNLPNYAAACNLTGLQAKRIGIPRNVLSILPHIFGTAADPIIGSFEKAVATIREAGATIVEDTNFTAYNAFITSQIPQRVVAADMLSGFATYLSALSSNPNNLHSLEDIRNFTQHSPEEGYPLRDTEAWDMAILAGMNNSSPGFWHLYQQSLFFGEEGGLLGTLSRHNLDAIILPSRLSADIPGIIGSPIITVPFDAFPAGTTTSYNLRGDLVDAAPGVPLGISFLGQKWSEESLIAMAFAFEQRTTARKNLTRFVEPKTELADLKKGSE, from the exons ATGGCCTTCCTGCTGTTGGTAGCTGGTGGCGGTGCAGTGACATTTGCCCCTGAGCGCTGTGCGTTTCCGTCTTTGCTTAATGTAACACAGATTCATCTCCAGAGAGGCCTTCGCCTGGGGTGCTTCACTAGTGCCGATCTTGTTGAG GCCTCGTTTGCACGCATTTCCGAGATCAACTCAATGCTCAACCCCGTTTTGGAGACAAACCCAGATGCATTGAAAATTGCAGAACAGCGAGATCGGGATAGGCAGGAAGGCAAGACCTTAGG GCCCCTGCACGGGCTTCCAATTCTTGTCAAAGACTTAATAGGCACAGATGACCAAATGCAAACGGCAG CGGGTTCTTATGCGCTGATTGGAGCAAGAGTTCGAAGAGACGCTACTGTCATTGCAAAGCTCAGAAGAAACGGCGCGATCATTATCGGAAAGACAAGCCTATCGGAATGGGCAAACACTCGCTCGATATATTCGACAAATGGCTGGAACGCCAGAGGTGGCCAAACGTACGCTGCGTACGTTGAAAACCAGGATCCAAGTGGAAGTTCTAGTGGGAGCGCCGTGGCAGTCGACTTGGGTCTCGCTTTTGCAGCATTAGGAACAGAG ACTAGTGGTAGCATCATCTATCCTGCTGAAAGGAGCAACATTGTCGGTATCAAGCCAACAGTGGGCCTTACGTCGCGGCATATGGTGATTCCTGTTAGTGAGCGTATGGATACAATTGGACCGATGGCCAGAACTGTCCGCGACGCAGCGTTAGTGCTACAGGCAATTGCGGGTAAAGATGCGAATGATAACTATACTCTGTCCTCGCCATTTCATGGAAACCTTCCCAACTATGCTGCAGCATGCAACTTAACTGGTTTACAGGCAAAGAGAATAGGAATTCCCCGAAACGTTCTCAGTATTCTACCTCACATCTTCGGCACAGCAGCCGACCCCATTATAGGCTCGTTTGAAAAAGCCGTTGCAACGATTAGGGAGGCAGGTGCAACTATCGTCGAGGACACCAATTTTACCGCATACAACGCATTCATTACGAGCCAAATCCCACAAAGGGTGGTAGCTGCAGACATGTTGAGTGGATTCGCAACCTATCTTTCGGCATTAAGCAGCAACCCAAACAATCTTCATTCGCTGGAGGACATTCGTAACTTCACGCAGCACAGCCCTGAAGAAGGCTACCCATTGCGGGACACAGAGGCTTGGGACATGGCCATCTTAGCCGGAATGAACAATTCATCACCAGGTTTCTGGCACTTATACCAACAATCTCTCTTtttcggcgaagaaggaggctTGCTGGGCACGCTTTCACGACATAATCTCGATGCCATCATCCTCCCGTCGCGTCTGTCGGCCGACATTCCAGGTATTATTGGTAGCCCGATAATCACGGTCCCGTTTGACGCATTCCCCGCCGGTACTACCACTTCGTACAATTTGCGTGGAGACCTCGTTGATGCAGCACCAGGTGTTCCGTTGGGCATTAGTTTCCTAGGGCAAAAATGGAGTGAGGAGTCTCTTATAGCCATGGCTTTTGCATTTGAACAACGAACAACGGCACGCAAAAACCTTACTCGCTTTGTTGAGCCGAAAACAGAACTGGCAGATTTGAAGAAGGGTTCGGAATGA
- the UBA4 gene encoding HesA/MoeB/ThiF family protein (COG:H;~EggNog:ENOG410PFVS;~InterPro:IPR035985,IPR001763,IPR000594,IPR028885, IPR036873;~PFAM:PF00899,PF00581;~go_component: GO:0005829 - cytosol [Evidence IEA];~go_function: GO:0004792 - thiosulfate sulfurtransferase activity [Evidence IEA];~go_function: GO:0008641 - ubiquitin-like modifier activating enzyme activity [Evidence IEA];~go_process: GO:0002143 - tRNA wobble position uridine thiolation [Evidence IEA]): MEDLESKCASLRTEVAATEAQLARLKRELHDAEETALKSRTQDAADASTEAETRVKGKWPLSGEEYRRYGRQMIVPQLGLQGQLKLRDAKVLIVGAGGLGCPAALYLAGAGVGTLGLVDGDRVESSNLHRQVLHRSKNVGKLKVDSAIEYLTELNSHSTYIAHRAHLAPQEAPDIFKDYDLILDCTDNPATRYLISDTAVLLGKPLVSASALRTEGQLMVLNNPPRPAGDKTGGPCYRCVFPKPPPANSITSCADGGILGPVVGTMGVLQALEAIKVLTALEGTAEATPPSLLIFSAYSTPQFRTIKLRSRRPNCAVCSADASVTLESVRSGSMDYVFFCGTVDPEDILSSEERVTPLEYNKDHSPDTGRHVIDVRDKVQFDICNLENSINIPISTILASAHSTATKLADEPTPLPSWLPSEIAGDSDSPIYVVCRQGNDSQTAVRMLKELGLGRGGERRIVDIKGGFRSWREQVDPDWPDY, encoded by the exons ATGGAGGACCTTGAAAGCAAGTGCGCTTCACTGCGTACTGAAGTAGCCGCCACGGAAGCGCAGCTCGCGAGGCTAAAGCGCGAACTCCACGACGCGGAGGAAACCGCACTCAAGAGCCGGACTCAGGATGCTGCTGACGCAAGCACTGAAGCAGAGACAAGGGTGAAGGGTAAATGGCCACTATCGGGCGAGGAGTACCGGCGATATGGAAGGCAGATGATTGTGCCGCAGCTGGGCTTGCAGG GCCAATTGAAACTTCGAGACGCGAAAGTCCTAATAGTTGGGGCAGGCGGATTGGGATGCCCCGCTGCGTTGTATCTCGCTGGTGCGGGGGTTGGGACGTTGGGCCTCGTTGATGGCGATAGGGTCGAATCTTCGAATCTACACCGTCAAGTGCTGCATAGGAGCAAGAATGTGGGGAAGCTTAAGGTTGACAGTGCGATTGAGTATCTAACAGA ATTGAACTCACACTCTACGTATATCGCGCACAGAGCACACCTCGCGCCCCAGGAAGCGCCAGATATTTTCAAAGACTACGATCTAATCCTCGACTGTACGGATAACCCTGCGACTCGGTACCTCATTTCGGACACGGCTGTTCTCCTGGGCAAGCCGTTAGTTTCGGCGTCTGCTTTGCGAACGGAAGGCCAGCTGATGGTGCTGAACAACCCCCCTCGGCCTGCTGGGGACAAGACAGGGGGCCCGTGCTATCGTTGTGTTTTCCCAAAACCACCACCGGCGAATAGCATAACAAGCTGTGCAGATGGTGGAATTTTAGGACCTGTTGTCGGAACTATGGGTGTGCTACAAGCGTTGGAGGCAATCAAGGTTCTCACAGCCCTCGAAGGAACGGCCGAAGCGACCCCACCATCTCTGTTGATCTTCTCAGCGTATTCAACGCCGCAATTCCGCACGATCAAGTTGCGTTCCCGACGGCCCAACTGCGCGGTGTGCTCTGCCGATGCGAGTGTGACACTGGAAAGCGTGAGGTCGGGGTCCATGGATTATGTCTTCTTTTGCGGGACCGTGGACCCCGAAGACATTCTCTCCTCGGAGGAGCGTGTTACCCCGCTGGAATATAACAAAGACCATAGCCCCGATACGGGTAGGCATGTTATCGACGTGCGGGATAAAGTCCAGTTTGATATCTGCAACTTGGAGAATAGCATCAACATCCCGATCTCGACTATTCTGGCTTCTGCACATAGTACGGCAACAAAACTTGCGGACGAACCGACGCCTCTGCCCTCATGGCTACCGTCTGAGATTGCCGGAGATTCGGACAGCCCGATATATGTAGTATGTCGGCAGGGCAATGATTCACAGACGGCGGTTAGGAtgttgaaggagctgggacttggtcgaggaggcgagCGTCGAATAGTCGATATCAAGGGCGGGTTTCGCTCCTGGCGTGAACAGGTTGACCCGGACTGGCCTGATTATTAA
- a CDS encoding RlpA-like double-psi beta-barrel domain-containing protein (COG:S;~EggNog:ENOG410PRCC;~InterPro:IPR036908,IPR009009;~PFAM:PF03330;~TransMembrane:1 (i76-98o)), translating to MASRINGPPSGVPKRKPLPDAAVPPISESNSDLEKTTEPVPLAPATDRTPTQEHKLTPWQQLQLRWNQFSVKKKRIIIGALIATLALLALIVGLTVGLTKRHGKGSNLPLPTSNGGTYTGDLTYYDPGLGSCGISSKSSEKICAVSHVVFDAASTSENPNENPLCGLKLRIRRGDKSVDVKVVDRCPGCSVDDLDVSSAVFEELGDLAEGRVTVDWAWLDKIPVAME from the exons ATGGCATCAAGGATCAATGGCCCTCCATCTGGGGTTCCCAAACGAAAACCTCTTCCCGATGCTGCCGTCCCGCCAATTTCAGAGTCCAACAGCGACCTCGAAAAGACAACCGAGCCGGTTCCCCTGGCGCCTGCGACCGACCGAACGCCAACACAGGAGCACAAACTCACACCATGGCAACAGCTACAGCTAAGGTGGAATCAGTTTTCAGTTAAGAAAAAGCGGATCATCATCGGTGCTCTCATAGCGACACTCGCGCTTCTTGCCCTTATCGTTGGTCTCACTGTGGGGTTGACAAAACGTCATGGAAAGGG CTCgaacctccctctccccacCTCGAACGGCGGGACCTACACTGGTGATCTAACATACTATGACCCTGGTCTTGGATCATGCGGAATATCCAGTAAATCCTCTGAGAAAATTTGTGCCGTGTCACACGTTGTCTTTGACGCAGCCTCGACTTCGGAAAACCCGAACGAGAACCCCCTTTGCGGATTGAAATTGCGTATACGCAGGGGCGATAAAAGTGTCGACGTCAAGGTTGTGGATCGCTGCCCAGGTTGCAGTGTCGATGACTTGGACGTATCCTCAGCTGTTTTTGAGGAATTGGGTGATCTGGCGGAAGGGAGGGTAACAGTGGATTGGGCCTGGTTGGACAAAATCCCTGTCGCGATGGAATGA
- a CDS encoding uncharacterized protein (COG:S;~EggNog:ENOG410PJ2B;~InterPro:IPR018823,IPR018820;~PFAM:PF13515,PF10337,PF10334;~TransMembrane:13 (i39-56o62-80i92-114o134-156i168-188o200-221i495-513o612-629i641-657o663-683i690-707o713-731i751-775o)), with amino-acid sequence MGEPHSYHDEVDGAEVKHRSFMDVVKTAWRKVDLDRQSVILMMKGAVPPTIALAMYQADSVAAYFSTSGYLIAIISVLGFSIMPRAKFLQMMLLDILAVCLASAVSLLMMYSQVKAREQSTSSSNQASSGSSGFPPYNSSSSVTSGVFLFFQTYLVHSFRAKFQQFQFPVIIYSIVANVAFSFAPILPTLPAAVSMIRRLLEGGLLGLGLSTGVSLFIFPLSCRTVVFKQMGAYINTLRAAMQAHTAYFESLETDDVFGRTATYDSTVEKIDEHGKVYTPEAANIRKAVRKITELHGKLSGDLIFAKREVAIGQLGPDDLQSIFRHFRQTMIPVVGLGFVVDIFERLSEYNKWNDPIDPTAAVSEDLRDRAVREWHEIMRAVNDPFTAMIKTIDEGLQHVALTLKLEKPSKNANSASDPESSATRAPGDREFRVHFERKLAEFKVAKRLALRAWSEEKGITLPPDFFEHPATAHLEMEDLPQDGSINRDRARRQLYLILYMEQLLASTGHMVLEFVRYADEKEDSGKLSKTRLIIPGAKRLRKWAISIFKTADTHGEDHLGDVNSHNGVLELGEAYRTRKDPEHLPPETTFQMIGDKIRRIPAMLRSKESSYGFRVACGTMTIAVVYFIRDTQDFFIRQRFVWAIIMVNLSMSPTSGQSIFGFALRILGTILAMTLSLLCWYIPGKRTPGILVFLFIFMAAAFYIPVKQFRFRTAGIITVISTAMIVGYELQARKIGEQNVSANGQTYYPIYLLAPYRLAVVVGGIAVAFFWTFFPYPISEHSVVRQNLGSSLYLLANYYSIIHETVTARMRGDEGEIALKTASGKRLLKARNKVFSKQMIMLSSLRTYSEFLKWEVPIGGKFPKQQYDRIITCIENIVNYLSLLGYASDSLKHLGNDDETDDAWIHDLKRLIASARVTTHQITSVLCLLSASLTNQQPLPPYLRTPRPYSFSKRLEQLDKDILSLRHIAEPGFATFSVLQISTRCIVGDVERLMKDVRTLVGELDFSFHAMSTRQSSLSTADVSRAPSRATSRAPSRATTERHKLD; translated from the exons ATGGGCGAGCCACACTCGTACCACGACGAGGTGGACGGGGCCGAGGTCAAACACCGAAGCTTTATGGACGTCGTGAAGACGGCATGGCGCAAGGTCGATCTGGACCGACAGTCGGTTattctgatgatgaa GGGCGCGGTTCCCCCAACCATCGCCCTTGCGAT GTACCAAGCGGACTCTGTTGCGGCATACTTCTCTACATCTGGCTACCTTATAGCCATTATATCCGTGTTGGGATTTTCCATCATGCCCCGGGCCAAATTCCTGCAAATGATGCTGCTCGATATACTGGCAGTCTGCCTAGCGTCCGCGGTTTCTCTCCTGATGATGTATTCACAGGTCAAGGCACGCGAACAGTCAACCAGTAGTTCGAACCAGGCATCATCTGGTAGCTCGGGGTTTCCGCCGTACAACTCATCCTCGTCAGTCACTAGCGGagtattcttattttttCAGACATATCTTGTCCATTCATTCAGGGCCAAATTTCAACAATTCCAGTTCCCTGTCATTATCTACTCCATTGTTGCCAATGTcgccttttcttttgcacCAATTCTACCCACCTTGCCTGCAGCGGTGTCTATGATTCGTCGATTGCTCGAAGGGGGCTTATTAGGACTGGGGCTCTCTACTGGGGTTTCGCTTTTCATTTTCCCACTATCTTGCCGAACCGTGGTTTTCAAACAAATGGgagcttatattaatactctACGGGCTGCCATGCAGGCTCATACGGCTTATTTTGAATCCCTAGAAACTGATGATGTGTTTGGACGGACGGCAACCTACGACTCGACCGTGGAGAAGATTGATGAACATGGCAAAGTGTATACACCAGAAGCAGCGAATATCCGGAAAGCTGTACGAAAGATAACGGAACTTCATGGAAAGTTGAGCGGCGACTTGATATTCGCAAAACGTGAGGTTGCAATAGGCCAGTTAGGGCCGGATGACCTCCAGTCAATTTTTCGACATTTCCGTCAGACGATGATCCCCGTGGTTGGACTTGGCTTCGTCGTTGATATTTTTGAGCGACTATCAGAATACAACAAGTGGAATGATCCCATCGATCCTACAGCGGCTGTATCAGAAGACCTCCGTGACCGTGCAGTGCGTGAATGGCACGAGATTATGAGGGCAGTTAATGATCCATTCACGGCTATGATAAAAACAATCGACGAGGGATTGCAGCATGTTGCGCTGACCTTGAAGTTGGAAAAGCCATCAAAAAATGCCAACTCTGCTTCAGATCCTGAATCATCGGCGACTCGAGCTCCTGGGGACAGAGAATTTAGAGTTCATTTTGAGAGGAAGCTCGCTGAGTTTAAAGTAGCTAAGCGACTAGCACTGCGAGCGTGGAGCGAAGAGAAAGGCATCACTCTACCTCCAGACTTTTTCGAGCACCCTGCTACTGCGCATCTGGAGATGGAAGACTTACCCCAAGATGGGTCTATTAATAGAGACCGAGCTCGGAGGCAACTTTACCTAATACTCTAT ATGGAGCAACTTCTGGCTTCTACGGGCCACATGGTCCTTGAGTTTGTCCGGTATGCCGATGAAAAGGAAGATAGCGGAAAGCTCTCGAAAACGCGATTGATTATCCCCGGTGCCAAACGCCTCCGCAAGTGGGCTATCAGTATTTTCAAGACCGCGGATACCCATGGAGAGGATCATTTGGGCGATGTAAATTCGCACAATGGCGTACTTGAACTGGGCGAGGCGTATAGAACCAGGAAGGATCCGGAGCATCTGCCACCGGAGACGACGTTCCAGATGATCGGTGATAAAATTCGCCGGATCCCAGCGATGCTGCGCTCGAAGGAGTCATCCTATGGGTTTCGTGTTGCGTGCGGTACCATGACCATCGCAGTTGTTTATTTCATTCGAGACACTCAGGATTTCTTCATCAGGCAGCGGTTCGTCTGGGCTATTATCATGGTCAACTTGAGCATGTCTCCGACATCTGGCCAAAGCATCTTCGGATTTGCGCTCCGTATTTTGGGAACCATATTGGCCATGACGCTCAGCTTGTTGTGCTGGTATATTCCGGGAAAGAGGACACCCGGCATCCTCgtttttctcttcatctttatGGCTGCCGCATTTTATATACCAGTTAAGCAGTTCCGTTTCCGAACCGCGGGAATTATTACTGTTATATCCACCGCAATGATAGTGGGATATGAGCTCCAGGCTCGCAAAATCGGAGAACAGAACGTCAGCGCAAACGGCCAGACGTACTATCCCATCTACCTTCTAGCTCCTTATCGGCTTGCAGTGGTAGTCGGAGGTATTGCGGTCGCCTTTTTTTGGACCTTTTTCCCTTACCCTATCTCAGAACATTCGGTTGTGCGGCAAAACTTGGGGTCGAGCTTGTACCTTCTTGCCAACTATTACTCCATTATTCACGAAACAGTAACTGCTCGAATGCGAGGAGACGAAGGCGAAATAGCCCTCAAAACTGCGTCAGGAAAACGGCTTCTGAAAGCGCGGAACAAAGTGTTTTCTAAACAGATGATCATGTTGAGTAGCCTCCGTACTTACTCGGAGTTTCTCAAGTGGGAGGTGCCCATTGGAGGAAAATTTCCAAAACAACAATATGACAGGATTATCACCTGTATTGAAAA CATCGTCAACTACCTAAGTCTTCTGGGCTATGCCTCGGACTCATTGAAACACCTCGGGAATGATGACGAAACCGACGACGCATGGATCCATGATCTTAAGAGGTTGATAGCCAGCGCACGAGTCACAACACACCAAATAACATCGGTGCTATGTCTTCTGTCCGCTAGCCTTACGAACCAGCAACCCCTACCCCCTTACTTAAGAACACCAAGGCCCTACAGTTTTTCAAAGCGACTGGAGCAGTTGGACAAGGATATCTTGAGTCTCAGGCACATTGCTGAGCCGGGCTTTGCTACGTTTTCGGTGCTACAGATCTCCACCCGCTGCATcgttggcgatgtcgagaGACTTATGAA GGACGTAAGAACCCTTGTCGGCGAGCTAGATTTCTCCTTCCATGCCATGAGCACTCGTCAGAGCAGTTTATCGACAGCCGATGTATCGAGAGCGCCGTCGAGAGCAACATCGAGAGCACCGTCAAGAGCTACTACAGAGCGCCACAAGCTCGACTGA
- a CDS encoding MFS transporter (COG:G;~EggNog:ENOG410Q2YG;~InterPro:IPR020846,IPR001958,IPR011701,IPR036259;~PFAM:PF07690;~TransMembrane:14 (i58-83o95-114i126-145o151-172i184-206o212-232i252-272o284-301i313-337o357-377i389-408o414-438i470-493o536-555i);~go_function: GO:0022857 - transmembrane transporter activity [Evidence IEA];~go_process: GO:0055085 - transmembrane transport [Evidence IEA]), producing the protein MRAEFIEIGHADDRFRAQLHQNTSTQNLVEGIFLQRPSSAESTEDLESSVWRPRVKEWLVLSCVSLVAMLDAFDATMMVPIIPVLSAAFKQPLRSVLWVDTSYFLASAASKPLFAMLSEVFGQGPILIAAVVITTAGTGVCSGSLDIPSLVAGRLFQGAGNGGAMAVSLLLVTDLIPYPHRVRFSGYICRAWAFGAMLGPVSGGLFGQYGNWNWTFYSSYIFCALSLLVAPFAIDLRDSNTISRRAVREMDWIGAVLTSIGIGSLLAGISWIGRPPVEWDDWRILVSSCVGGVVMVCLVLYESVWVSHPMFNLGIFSSISTIMLYIGCLLHGILILWHLQYLSMYVFLVKKSSTPLTGVSIIAITAPALPILFFTAKMWGGRYPFRPRWIIRAGWVLNLLSSGCFMLLDANTPTSGWVSILSATGVSHALLISGHNICSNPESPIRKRKEKDTRKPILGDRSSSPAFAMVMYSVLQTWGMCIAIPVGGCIVLTQMVQELHQNPVESSGSLAWHDGIILSDDNREELGHVFLSGFRVVWRFFMGVSTLGGLSSLLIR; encoded by the exons ATGAGGGCAGAATTTATCGAGATCGGTCATGCCGATGACAGGTTCAGGGCACAGTTACACCAAAATACCAGCACCCAAAATCTTGTCGAAGGCATTTTTCTGCAGCGCCCCTCGTCTGCTGAATCGACTGAGGATCTAGAGAGCAGCGTCTGGAGGCCTAGGGTTAAGGAATGGCTTGTTCTGAGCTGCGTCTCGCTGGTCGCCATGCTGGATGCATTCGATGCGACAATGATGGTGCCCATTATACCG GTCCTGTCGGCTGCATTCAAACAACCACTCCGGAGCGTACTCTGGGTCGACACGTCGTACTTTCTCGCAAGTGCAGCAAGCAAGCCACTCTTTGCCATGTTGTCCGAAGTTTTCGGTCAGGGGCCgatcctcatcgccgccgtcgtGATAACAACAGCTGGGACGGGGGTTTGTAGCGGTTCATTGGACATTCCGAGTCTAGTCGCTGGCCGACTATTTCAGGGGGCGGGCAACGGGGGTGCTATGGCTGtttcgctgctgctggtgaccGATTTAATTCCATACCCGCATCGCGTCCGATTTTCCGGCTATATATGTCGGGCATGGGCATTTGGGGCCATGCTTGGGCCAGTGTCTGGGGGCCTTTTCGGTCAGTACGGAAACTGGAATTGGACATTCTATTCCAGCTACATCTTCTGCGCATTGAGTCTACTTGTCGCTCCATTCGCGATTGACCTGCGAGACTCCAACACTATTTCTAGACGTGCGGTGCGTGAAATGGACTGGATCGGAGCTGTCTTGACATCTATTGGGATTGGTTCACTTTTGGCTGGGATCAGTTGGATAGGGCGGCCGCCGGTAGAATGGGACGACTGGCGCATCTTGGTCTCTAGCTGTGTCGGTGGGGTTGTGATGGTCTGTCTAGTCCTCTATGAAAGTGTTTGGGTGTCTCATCCGATGTTTAATCTTGGGATATTCAGCTCTATATCAACAATCATGCTGTACATCGGCTGTTTACTGCACGGGATTCTG ATACTATGGCATTTACAGTATCTCTCCATGTACGTGTTTCTTGTCAAAAAATCCTCCACACCTCTTACGGGGGTAagcatcatcgccatcaccgcCCCTGCGCTTCCCATACTCTTCTTCACGGCAAAGATGTGGGGTGGCAGATACCCTTTTCGCCCACGTTGGATCATTCGCGCCGGCTGGGTATTGAACCTGCTTTCATCAGGATGCTTTATGCTTCTAGATGCCAATACCCCAACTTCTGGCTGGGTATCCATCCTCTCCGCTACTGGCGTGAGCCACGCACTTCTAATCTCCGGGCACAACATATGCTCAAACCCCGAGTCGCCCATTCGCAAGCGCAAAGAGAAAGATACACGGAAACCGATACTAGGAGATAGAAGTAGCAGCCCTGCCTTCGCGATGGTGATGTACTCTGTTCTTCAAACATGGGGCATGTGCATTGCGATTCCTGTTGGCGGGTGTATTGTCTTGACGCAGATGGTGCAGGAGCTCCATCAGAACCCTGTCGAGTCTTCGGGATCACTTGCCTGGCATGATGGGATTATACTGTCCGATGACAATAGAGAGGAGCTGGGCCATGTGTTTCTGAGTGGCTTCCGTGTGGTATGGCGGTTCTTCATGGGAGTTTCCACCCTGGGCGGGCTGTCTTCGTTGTTGATTCGGTGA
- a CDS encoding putative sexual development protein (LsdA) (COG:S;~EggNog:ENOG410PKTR;~PFAM:PF13668;~SECRETED:SignalP(1-19)), with protein MLFSSNILALIPILPLALAAPTERSDADVEAAPLLPDGLPFPSPEQLQKIEQDAHGTLPGLPLPITNISTTGTSNLQLLAFQEFVEVAFFHELVGNITRNVEGYGFATDVDREFALRSLQTIIAQEQVHALTANDALGHFGIKPIEPCQYNFPVTTLNDAIELATTFTSHSIATLQDISERFAASGDAALVRVATSIVGNKGSQHGWLRVFQDKYPSELPTMTTSDVNLAFTWAQSFALPGSCPNIRDIKLRTFLPLEIVTRPEARTHKIRISWTHGPDDKKDDLLWLAYTNQLNVPIVVPVQVIACDGVKSTAVATLPYDEFLLNGLTVAAVVNRRGPFANAAAVAQSTVYGPAMFIIE; from the exons ATGCTTTTCTCTTCCAACATTCTTGCTTTGATCCCCATCCTGCCACTCGCGCTTGCGGCCCCAACAGAGCGGTCCGACGCGGACGTCGAGGCAGCACCCCTTCTTCCTGATGGCCTGCCCTTCCCGAGTCCAGAGCAGCTTCAGAAGATCGAGCAAGATGCTCATGGAACCCTTCCAGGGCTTCCTCTACCCATCACCAATATCAGCACTACAGGCACGAGCAACTTGCagctcctcgccttccaggAATTTGTCGAGGTTGCCTTCTTCCACGAGCTTGTTGGAAACATCACCCGCAATGTCGAGGGCTACGGTTTCGCCACCGACGTTGATCGAGAGTTCGCCCTTCGGAGCCTGCAAACCATTATTGCA CAAGAGCAAGTGCACGCCTTGACTGCCAACGACGCCCTAGGCCACTTCGGTATTAAGCCTATCGAGCCATGCCAGTACAACTTCCCTGTCACGACCCTCAACGACGCCATCGAACTGGCTACAACCTTCACGTCGCACTCTATTGCAACTCTTCAAGACATCTCGGAACGATTTGCAGCCAGCGGTGACGCTGCCCTCGTCCGGGTGGCTACAAGCATTGTTGGCAACAAGGGTTCTCAACACGGATGGCTCAGAGTATTCCAGGACAAGTACCCCAGTGAGCTTCCGACTATGACAACAAGCGATGTTAACCTCGCCTTCACCTGGGCTCAGAGCTTCGCTCTCCCTGGCAGCTGCCCCAACATTCGTGACATCAAGCTGCGAACATTCTTGCCTTTGGAGATTGTGACCCGACCTGAGGCTCGGACACACAAGATCCGCATCTCATGGACCCACGGACCCGATGACAAGAAGGACGACCTTCTGTGGCTCGCCTACACCAACCAGCTGAACGTACCCATTGTCGTTCCGGTGCAGGTTATTGCTTGCGATGGTGTCAAATCCACTGCTGTTGCCACTCTTCCGTACGACGAGTTCCTGCTCAACGGTCTGACGGTTGCAGCGGTTGTCAATCGCAGGGGACCCTTCGCCAATGCGGCTGCTGTCGCTCAATCGACGGTCTATGGACCAGCCATGTTTATCATTGAATAA